The genomic stretch tccccatgttctctgtgacccagtttctgtctcccgtgattgattagttcccaggtgtgtttCCTTAGTCCTTTGTTAgcctgtctttataagccttgtcctttcagttcagttttgtcgggtctaccagttacatacATGTCTCTCCTGTGTTCCATGTAGGATTTaaccctgtgttggattaataaagactctctcgattactcTTGACTCTATGTTTCTTCCAGCAGTGTAGCATGACCCGTTCTCAAACGCGTTTTGAATAAGAAAATGAGATGGAAaaagacataaatatgacatgattATGAGTCTTCATTCTTCTACCGATaatgttttcagattttaaatgaaGCATGTGTAGACTTGTGGCTTTAACTTCATTATGTTGCTGTGGTAAATACTtagaaacacaattttttatacatttaaaaaatacacttttaatattttattttagtttttatgtttgagcttatacactcacctaaaggattattaggaacacctgttcaatttctcattaatgcaattatctaatcaaccaatcacatggcagttgcttcaatgcatttaggggtgtggtcctggtcaagacaatctcctgaactccaaactgaatgtcagaatgggaaagaaaggtgatttaagcaattttgagtgtggcatggttgttggtgccagacggggcggtctgagtatttcacaatcagctcagttactgggattttcatgcacaaccatttctagggtttacaaagaatggtgtgaaaagggaaaaacatccagtatgcggcagtcctgtaggtggaaatgccttgttgatgctagaggtcagtggagaatgggccgactgattcaagctgatagaagagcaactttgactgaaataaccactcgttacaactgaggtatgcagcaaagcatttgtgaagccacaacacgcacaaccttgaggcggatgggatacaacagcagaagaccccaccaggtaccactcatctccactacaaataggaaaaagaggctacaatttgcacgagctcaccaaaattggacagttgaagactggaaaaatgttgcctggtctgatgagtctcgatttctgttgagacattaagatggtagagtcagaatttggcgtaaacagaatgagaacatggatccatcatgccttgttaccactgtgcaggctgctggtggtggtgtaatggtgtgggggatgttttcttggcacactttaggccccttagtgccaattgggcatcgtttaaatgccacggcctacctgagcattgtttctgaccatgtccatgaccctttatgaccaccatgtacccatcctctgatggctacttcaagcaggataatgcaccatgtcacaaagcttgaatcatttcaaactggtttcttgaacatgacaatgagtttcactgtactaaaatggcccccgcccttcaccagatctcaacccaatagagcatctttgggatgtggtggaacgcgagcttcgtgccctggatgtgcatcccacaaatctcaatcaactgcaagatgctatcctatcaatatgggccaacatttctaaagaatgctttcagcaccttgttgaatcaatgtcAAGTATttttaaggcagttctgaaggcgaaaggggtcaaacacagtattagtatggtgttcctaataatcctttaggtgagtgtatatctCTATTATCATAACAATCTGCATAATTCTggttcttgaacagtaaactttgaagtgtcagctttgtaaacatgtaaacatgttgattatatatatatatatatatatatatatatatatatatatatatatatatatatatatatatatatatatatatatatatatatatatgtatatatatgtatctagtcagaaagactcaaGGGCaacaacctttttatttttttttggggggggggggacaggtAAGGGGTTAAATTGGCTAAATGTTGAAACATCTGACAGAACaagagatggaaaaatgcattaaaaagttcaTCAGTGTGTTGTGACTAAGTTACATTTcaagaatattttaaaacaagattGTGATTATTTTGCCGAGAAAAGTATGgactaaattatttttacagtagcactgttgatattatttttttttttttttatgcagagaaaatatagcatatatatattttttttttacatttcagacattccttataattaatttatttaagattAACTTTATTTCTGTACCAAAGTTTTATAAACTTTTGTCTTATTTCTTTGGTTTGTAAACCATATACTAAAGGATTTAGTCCTGGTGGTACTATATGAAACATTATACTAGCTAGTTTCCTGCTTTCAGAGTATTCAGGAAAACGATGGAGAAAAACCATGGTTGCACAGGAAACAAACATGATTATATAAACAGCTATGTGGGTGCTACAGGTTTTTATGGCTTTGCTGTTGAGTGCTTTGTTTTTGCTGGTTATGCATACACTAGCAATCTTGGTGTATGTTATAAATACAGACCCaagtgaaaaagtaaaaacaattacagtataaataattccaaatatattattaatgaccACACTTTCACAGGACAGTTTGAACAGTAAGGCATTAACACAGAAAGGGTTTTCAATTTTAGATCTGCAGCGAGACAGTCGTATAGTGAGACCTAACATAATAGACACTATGAATACTGACAGTCCCCAGGCTGATACTGATAGTTTTACTACCATTTTATTGGTCATTATGGCTGTGTATCGCAGTGGATTACATATAGCCACGTATCTGTCAAAGGCCATGATCATCAGCACATAGTGACTTGCGGCTGCAAATATGTGTACAAAATATGCTTGAACAACACACTCCACATATGTCATGTAGCGCTCTGAGGCTTCCCTTAAAATGTCCTGAAGTAAGCGTGGCAACATGACAGTGGTTCCTAGTATATCATTCAGTGGCAAATTGCAGAACAAAAAATGCATAGGATGATGCAGATTTTTATCAGTTGAGATCAGTATTATTAGTCCAATGTTACATCCCATTGCAAACACATAAATCAATAGAAGCAAGATGAAAATGGTATAAGAGGACTGAGGTGTAACTTTCAGTCCTTCCATGaggagaatgctgtttgtggatgTCAGGTTGTCCATTAGTTTCTCTACAAAAAAACCTGTAAACAGTATCCAACAGACCTGTCAACGTCATTAATAGCACAACTTAATTGtacattatatgatatatatatatatatatatatatatatatatatatatatatatatatatatatatatatataagctgtataatatgattacaaaaatatgtaaaatattgctgtaAGCAGTAAAATCTAACTATCACATCacatttgttaacattttctatgcttgttttccatttaatgttttccattgttttctgTAATAGTGTAAGTAAGATTgaagtttgtattttttgtaaattacacacattatttgtctgtttgtttttcgGTATATATTAATTGGCACACATTTAAATAGCAATCACTTATAATAACATAACCACTACATAGTAAATTAAACCAAAGAACCTGGACGTAGCTAACCTGTTGTAGCTAAAGTAAAGTAATACCTTGAAGAAGTATTGTTGAGTTGTCAAGATGGTTGACAGATCGCTTCAAGTTGCAAGTTAACTGATTAGCAGCCTATTCTATCAGTATTCAAggatacataaatttaaaattaattttctctGAAGAAACTTTACATGCTTTTGCCTTTAAATATGTGGTTCAAAGAGGTTTCTGTGACGGTGTCATAACCCAAGAGGGGAATGACATGGCCAAGTGGTTGCCATGAACACAGCTACTAAAACTGCAATGGTATTGTTTTGTTGTAATGCTTTTAGCTCTAGTTAGTTAACTGTAGAGGTCAATGCTTTTACCTCTGATTGGGACAGCTGATCACAATATAATACTTTTGACCTAGACCTACACGCCAGTGGTAAGGTgtgcagaaagagaaaaaaaaagacaattaagaACTGGAGTGTCTCTAGCATATAGGAGAGCTTCAAAGTTGCTTTAAAAGCACTTACTTGGATCTGTTTTTAAATGATAGCCCCAATTTGAATGATCATGTTCTTGtggtttacatttacaataatttcTGTGTCAATTCTATTATTCCTACTAAAAGTTTGACAGTGTTTCCTAACAACAAGCCATGGGTaactaaataacttaaaaatattcttaataagCAAAAAAGGGTATGATAGGAGGAAAGGTTGTGCAAGGTGATATTAGGGTTGTCTGgcacaggattaaaaaaaaaaaagtcagatataAATACATCTAAGAAGGGGCCTGTCAGGGTTCTCTGGGATAAAGGTCTCAGATGCATTAATGCAACTCAAATTAATTTATTGAGTAATATCAGAGGGTCAGAGTCTCGGCAGGAATCAAGGTCCAGACAGGTGACCACACCACACAGAAATAAACAGCTCGCACAGAAAGGATTAGGCTGATGTCAGAATTCAGGCTGATAACCGCTTCACACTATGAACAGTCCTTTAGAATAGACAGAGACAAGACTCAGGGCAAACATTCTCTCTGCTCGGGTTAGAATAGCTCACATAAGCTGCTGGCCAGAGATCGCAGCGTTAGCTAATGATTTAAActcgaaagagttgttttcaaccagatatcattgtttctctcacagaacaacaaattggacgctaaccagtcaggtttcaggagtggccatttgATTGAAACTGCACTGCTGTCAGTCATAgaagccctgcggattgcaaatgctgattccaaatcatcagttcttattctgctggatctatctgctgcttttgaaactgtcaatcatcagatcctacTGTCTGGCCTCTCATcgctgggcatcacagggattccacttcactggtttgaatcctatctcactggtaggtctgtcagggtggcttggggaggggagatagacatcaacttgtcactggggtttctcagggatcagttcttggacccctcctcttctccacaaacgcaacatcactgggtcccatcatacaggcacatggcctCTTCTACCaatgctatgctgatgacacacagctatATCGTTCATTTCAACCAGACATTCCAACGGTTGCTGCTCGGATCTCAGACTGCCTGgcagacatctcggcatggatgaaagaacatcacgtacagctcaacctggcaaagactgagcttcttgtctttcctgtcactccaactctacagcatgatttttCTATcaagctaggttcttctacaattaccccatcaacgtcggtcagaaatcttggtgtaacctttgatgaccagctgaccttcaaaaaCCACATTGTAAAGACTgcttgatcttgcaggtttgcattgcacaacatcataAAGATTTCTAACGATAGTGGTTTCTAACGATAGGTAgataggctgtcgattcattaatAGATGAGCCATTTCCTCTTAAAAACTGTTTATTCAGCATAGTGAAGCCTCTTCTCtattgacatccattaaaaaaaccATGGCCTCTAGTCTCCTGCCCTGCGCCGAAACATTAGCATAAGTCGTTATGCtcttttggctaaaggttgcaggcttgcctttgAATGGCTTTGACCAAAGGTATCAGTCTCAGTGAACGGTTCGTCACCCCATGGACTACCCACCCCACACTACCATtgaaacattttaaccaaaatatgTTGAAAATGGGCATCCAGTGGCCCCTTTTAAGTCCCTCTGCCCCTTTGAAGCTGTGCTTCCCCATTATAACTAAACAGCTGAAAGCTATACCTTTTCAAAAAGCTTCCAGACCAGATGGGATTTGTGGTAGAACCCTTAATCACTATGCAGAGTAGCTCAGTGAAGTGTTTAACACACTGTTTCAAGCCTCATTGGATCAAGCTATACTTCCTCGAAAAAAGGAAAACTTTTATTGTAGTACCCGTTCCTAAGCGAGAGAAGTCCCAATATTTTAATGACTATCGGCCCTTTGCTCTAACCTCATTAGTTATGAAAGCTTTCGAAAGGGAGGTCAAGTTACAGCTCATAAGTGTGTATAATGTGAAATTTAGGAAAACTTTCCAGTTTACTTATTGCACTAAAAATTGTGTGGATGATGCAAAACCCCTGAACACTCTCCATCAGCATTAGGAAAGTGGGGGCTCATATGCCAGATTGCTGTTTGCTGACGTTTCCTCCGCATTTAATACAATgaatttgattaataattaattaggaTAATTAGACAGATTATCCTAGTTAAGAAACTTGTAAATGAGTTAAATGTTAGTAATGGGCTGGCTTTATGGatcttggattttttatttatttttttatttttttatgtaatttgtagGGAGTAAAGGGGTAAGATGAATGGAGAATTATCAGACACATTTTGTACATCCAATGGTGTCCACAGGCTGTGTTCTGTCATCAATTATTTTTATCCTCTATACAAATGAGTGTCAAAGTTATGAggataattattttgttaaattattttgttaaatgcaaTGAAGCAGAGCTGAGactgaatataacaaaaaaagagaatgaattcagaaaaaaatgtggtgCTGAGGTGAAGGAATACATCCAGGATTTACTAGCTCGGGGTTGGGTGGTCAAGTCAAAGTCTCCGTATGCAGGTATATGTCTGGAAGGAAAATGGCACCCAGAGACAGTCTATAGATTACAGGTTGTTAAACCAAAAGACAGTTTCAGATCGGCATCCATTTCCCCAGATCCAGGGCCTCATCTACACTCTGGGAGGCTATCAATGGTTTTCAATTCTAGACCAGGGAAAGGCCTACCATCAGGAATTTTTTGGTGGAGGGATCTCAGCACCTTACTGCATTCATGACCCCTTGGGGACTATATGATGCTAACCCTAAAAcagcatacagaactaccacattttgctataagtttgattgcataattgctgttaatagtgttaatcgtctgtttgtttacgtcttttattgatttttccgaacatttctgccatatgcactgTAACAAAGTTCGTTCAAGTAAAGAGGAAGGAGTCCGGGGTCGGCGTGCTGAGGCTCGTGGGATACTTTATttgacacaaaacaataaaagaaaaaaacaaataaacaatcgcGCCACATGCGCATGCAGTTCACAGTCTTTCTCTACTTCGCACTAATGTAGTCTTCCTATCTTTGGGGTTTGTAGCTCCACAGCTTCTCACTCCCACGAGTCCCcagccctctctctcttctcgccGGTCCTCAGCCGGCTTAAATACCGGTTCCCCATGCCAATCACTGCAACGAGATCCAGGTGTTAATCGTTTTTCACTTGCCCCACTTACCAGCGCTCGTCTCCTCACTTGCTCTCCCGTCGCAGACCTGgctgaaccacgcctcccccagcacatgcacataaactgacagtcatcactgataagctactaccaaatattgtagaaacttaattttctgtaatgtgtgtaaaaaaaaaatgtgtgtatttataaaataaagaaaacaaacaggatgcgcggtctgccgccttggtctgcgtgatcttcatttagaaacacgtcattaaaatgaactgtaactcagcaaatactcaacaaagagacatgagagatatgtTTATAGAAAgattgacatgtctacttttaaactaagcaagtttttatcgaaaacaaatattctgtgataaagtaatccatatgaaaacaacacaatgTCGAGTCTTTCACGTCTTCCTTCaatatatctaatgcgaccacgcccacgtgcTGAGCGCGCTATAGATATTATAATGGTCCATGTGTAGCGCGGGGTGTAAACACCCacatcacagcaaacaaagcagcaagactgtacctcaagtttttttttttttttttaattttactgtttgcttcacgctgagaggaataagacagaattcacctCAGAAAAGACTCGCtttgacaaataagaaagaattcacctcaagaagctttggattacctcagatGCTTTTTACAGTGCAGcggcttgatccagcagagatcataaacataagtaagtctttttttttttagtaatctaCTTGTTTTAGTTTCCACATagcttgtacacattttactagttagacttttcccaaactataattcctgactaaatgtataaccaagtgaaacattatgaagtttcattcacaacATCTAAATGTCTAACTATGccaggattattttttttcttttaatgttctataacatagacagctatatgatataaaagtaatatgagttataatgttactagcctaatgtcagtaagaatgattagacaaaactttactgtgttaggctattctctgttcacaaatatagccatatatgtttataactaaatttttttttgattgtataggcctacatacaaagcatgcttgtgtttataaaTGTAACTAAACTTCTGTTCATggatatctgctctggtgtaaatattttgaatgtgttatatcCCATCATTGGTGTTTGCGATcatctgaggtgtaaatgtatcagataagctgtaaatatcactgataatatgtgtgctatgtggtaattgtgttcttttttctattaattactagcatcagtgaccatcacaataatgttaataatgtaatttatttgtgtaagcagcatgcttactttttttatcTCAGATATGAGGATAAcaaaagaacctgttgcaaaaacgagccaatg from Cyprinus carpio isolate SPL01 unplaced genomic scaffold, ASM1834038v1 S000006769, whole genome shotgun sequence encodes the following:
- the LOC109045536 gene encoding olfactory receptor 146-like; the protein is MDNLTSTNSILLMEGLKVTPQSSYTIFILLLLIYVFAMGCNIGLIILISTDKNLHHPMHFLFCNLPLNDILGTTVMLPRLLQDILREASERYMTYVECVVQAYFVHIFAAASHYVLMIMAFDRYVAICNPLRYTAIMTNKMVVKLSVSAWGLSVFIVSIMLGLTIRLSRCRSKIENPFCVNALLFKLSCESVVINNIFGIIYTVIVFTFSLGSVFITYTKIASVCITSKNKALNSKAIKTCSTHIAVYIIMFVSCATMVFLHRFPEYSESRKLASIMFHIVPPGLNPLVYGLQTKEIRQKFIKLWYRNKVNLK